Proteins encoded by one window of Perca fluviatilis chromosome 13, GENO_Pfluv_1.0, whole genome shotgun sequence:
- the LOC120572044 gene encoding CD209 antigen-like protein E isoform X3, which produces MSADTVAAPRLSLNVRYNRNVQENSGEEEESQVEILEDEEHHADLRPQRARPHTQNNPAANNRRCFKATAVALGGFYLLMLAGLFIRFTLLQTRYDQLSNNNSQLQDEVKKLKDRTEVFKSCPHGWTGFGHSWYFKSEEKKNWYDSRADCQQRGADLVVINNKEEQEFVSELSKDGESWIGLWYEWTQGGWKWEWVDGSLLTEKFWAAGLPHYNGYYAACCIQQGKWTQGYYSDNKNWICEKMII; this is translated from the exons ATGTCTGCAGATACTGTCGCTGCTCCACGTTTGAGCCTGAATGTGAGATATAACAGAAACGTCCAAGAGAACagcggagaggaagaggagagtcaG GTGGAGATCTTAGAGGATGAAGAGCATCACGCTGATCTCAGGCCACAAAGAGCCA GACCACACACTCAAAACAACCCTGCAGCCAACAACAGAAGGTGTTTCAAAGCTACTGCAGTGGCTCTGGGAGGGTTTTATCTTCTGATGTTGGCTGGACTCTTCATTCGCT TCACTTTGCTGCAGACCAGATACGACCAACTGAGCAACAACAACAGTCAGTTACAGGATGAAGTAAAGAAGCTGAAGGACAGAACTGAAG tttttaaaagCTGTCCTCATGGATGGACGGGTTTTGGACACAGTTGGTACTTTAAatcagaagagaagaagaattgGTATGATAGCAGAGCTGACTGTCAGCAGAGAGGAGCAGATCTGGTCGTCATAAACAACAAAGAAGAACag GAGTTTGTCTCTGAGCTGAGTAAGGATGGAGAGTCCTGGATTGGTCTATGGTATGAATGGACACAAGGAGGATGGAAATGGGAATGGGTGGACGGATCACTGCTGACAGAAAA GTTCTGGGCAGCAGGACTGCCTCACTATAACGGTTACTATGCTGCATGCTGCATTCAACAAGGAAAATGGACACAAGGATATTATTCTGATAATAAGAACTGGATCTGTGAGAAAATGATTATCTGA
- the LOC120572085 gene encoding C-type lectin domain family 4 member M-like: protein MMTGIILLSVYFTLLQTRYDQLSNNNTQLQEEVKQLKNRTEVTLLQNRYDQLSNNNSRLQSSYQTLSVNHSQLQDEVKQLKNRIKVVVKSCPRGWTTFGNSWYFKSEEKKTWSGSRADCEQRGADLVVINNKKEQEFVSELSKDGESWIGLWKEWTQGGWEWVDGSPLTETFWAAGQPLHDSEWNPGTCCDQQGKWTQGYSNDNRKWICEKKII, encoded by the exons ATGATGACTGGAATCATCCTCTTATCTGTATACT TCACTTTGCTGCAGACCAGATACGACCAACTGAGCAACAACAACACTCAGTTACAGGAGGAAGTAAAGCAGCTGAAGAACAGAACTGAAG TCACTTTGCTGCAGAACAGATACGACCAACTGAGCAACAACAACAGTCGGTTACAGAGCAGCTACCAAACACTGAGTGTAAATCACAGTCAGTTACAGGATGAAGTAAAGCAGCTGAAGAACAGAATTAAAG TTGTTGTTAAAAGCTGTCCTCGTGGATGGACGACATTTGGAAACAGTTGGTACTTTAAATCAGAAGAGAAGAAGACTTGGTCTGGAAGCAGAGCTGACTGTGAGCAGAGAGGAGCAGATCTGGTCGtcataaacaacaaaaaggaacag GAGTTTGTCTCTGAGCTGAGTAAGGATGGAGAGTCCTGGATTGGTCTATGGAAGGAATGGACACAAGGAGGATGGGAATGGGTGGACGGATCACCGCTGACAGAAAC GTTCTGGGCAGCAGGACAGCCTCTCCATGATAGTGAATGGAACCCTGGGACATGCTGCGATCAACAAGGAAAATGGACACAAGGATATTCTAATGATAATAGGAAGTGGAtatgtgagaaaaaaattatCTGA